The Melitaea cinxia chromosome 13, ilMelCinx1.1, whole genome shotgun sequence sequence TTTTCTGTAATGTTGTTCATAAGTTACTTATTTTGTAAGCCGCTGGAggggtttttatttattcatatttgtttaaaattacaataatgaaACTGAAGTGTCCTGTATTTGTTAGAAGATATATGTAGAAGAGTATATTTTCATGGTTCTCTTAGTGATTAATGTTTTAGATTGCATTTTAGGATAGACCTCATGCATGAGAATGTTTTGTGAGGAATTCTTAGTTTTTATACATTCATTGTTTTAACATCATTAGTAAAAAGGAGCAAAATACAAGCATTTTCCTTTACTAAACCTGTGTTTTATTTGTCTGAAGAAATTAAATAGTCATATTAAGTGAATGGTGAAATAATAGAtactaaacaattttaaatttcttataaataatttaataaactgtatgactaatttaattacatattcacATCATAATTAGTTGTCTTAATGTAAGTATTCCACCACTTGCCCATGAAGCCTACATCAACCATTCGTGAAAATAAGCTTGAATACGAAGGTTTTAAATATGAACAGTGGGCTTTGTACAAATCGCAAGAGTCATTTATTTCACATGTGTACATGAAAGATATGATTCCCAATGACCTGTAGTGTATAACTCCTTCATTGTAACATTTCTGTATGTAACGTAAGTGTTCAATGGATTTTGGATTTCTACAATCTTCACTTACTAATATTACATCATTTGTAACTCTTTTCATAATATCTTTGAAGTCAATCTCGTTAGGGTTGTTTTTGGCCAGTGCATACAGGGTTGTAATGCCGGTTGTCCAAATGAGAGCTTTTCTCGGATCATCTTGTATATCTGTTCGTAAATCTTGGAACATTTGACGGTAATCAATGAATAAATTCTTCCAATAGTTAGTCCATTTTTCTATGATCGTCCCCTTAAATTTCTCTGGAAGTTTAATCCTTGACTGCACATTAGTAACAAAGTAAGGAGTTCTTTTTAACACTCTCAGCATGGCCAAAATTCGTAGTGAGTGGTGTAGACTTAgaatttataaactaaaaaccatagagttttattaaatttattaattcatcAAAAATATATCACAATATATTGAAAATTGGAAATTGACATTACCTCGTGACATTGACAGTTGATGTTtactttcttgttttttttttttttttttttttttttttttttatggactgCACGTTAGTGCATTGCCAATGACGAGCAGGAATTaagaaaaatgttcaaaaattgtAGATAACGGCCAAGAGGAATTTATGAGAGGATTCAGAACAGGATaggaagaaataaaataatatattttatgatgaaaaggaaaaaataaaaataaataaaaaacatatacagtatattaaatgtctatattattaagaaatatataatccaatacaattttatatatatcatactttctagaagacaataaacaatttatagatgtaggaaaaggaattttatattcaatcagAGACTCTAGGAAACGGGAGCGGTTGAAAAGTGGACAAGAGAATAAAAGATGGTTAATATCCCCCGTTTCATAACCACAAAAACAGGACGGactggaaataattttaaatctagcCAGATGGTGTGGAGAACAAGTGTGACCAAGCCTTAGTCTCGATATTATGCTACAGCCTTTTCTATTAAAATCCATATTATAAAACCATGGTTTTACCAAAATTTCAGAttgtaaactataataatacgtTCCTTTTTGCCTACTACTACGATCATAGGACTCTTGCCACGACTTATCCATACAAAGTTTGGGCAAAGTTAATAAATCTGGGTAGGaaattttatatggaaaaaG is a genomic window containing:
- the LOC123659136 gene encoding mitochondrial import inner membrane translocase subunit Tim29, which codes for MLRVLKRTPYFVTNVQSRIKLPEKFKGTIIEKWTNYWKNLFIDYRQMFQDLRTDIQDDPRKALIWTTGITTLYALAKNNPNEIDFKDIMKRVTNDVILVSEDCRNPKSIEHLRYIQKCYNEGVIHYRSLGIISFMYTCEINDSCDLYKAHCSYLKPSYSSLFSRMVDVGFMGKWWNTYIKTTNYDVNM